The following DNA comes from Excalfactoria chinensis isolate bCotChi1 chromosome 5, bCotChi1.hap2, whole genome shotgun sequence.
GTTTTTAGTGAGAAGAAGCAAACATGTTCCAGAGGGCACAGCTAAAGTCCAAAAGGGACCTTGTTTTAATGGATGGTGTGGATGAGCTCAGAGAAATCTCTACCTAATGGGCAGCAAACTGCTGATTTCCAAAATCCATAGCTGATGCAACAATCATTGGGATATCCAGAAAGTATAACTGGTCTAAAGTGGATTGGGTCAGTGGGGagagaagcaggagaaaaaagctAATTTGTCTTCAAGTTGTGgtgattttgctttcttttgtgtgaATGTAGTGACTGAATAAAGAAAACGTGCTCTGAAAGAGAAGCAAGTAAATACTTGCTGTTCTCATTActgtttatattaaaaaaaacgGAATATACAAATAGTTGACAGAAACATTTGTCTCTGAAGTTCTTACTATTGAGAGATTAAAAAGAGAGattatgcttttaaaagtcCCAAGATAGTCTTGCAGTTGATCAGTCAGTTCCTTTTCATGCCTCTAACAAAAGACTTGTGGGCAGAAGGGAAAGCTGACAAATCAAAATAGAACAAGCAGGCAGCTCCCCTGCTTCCGCAGCTTACATAAATTAGCGTGTGATTTAGATGAGTCAGCTTAAATCACATTTGCCAGAAATTCTGTTTAATGTGCATTTCTGTATGGTTGCACTTGGCTATTGTAGCCAGCTGTACTTGCAGGGCAGGCTGAAACAGTGCATTACTCCAAGATAGGAATAACCTGCagtcctgcctgctgctttgtgccagCGTAGAAGTGGTCCTGACAGGCTTGTAAACATGGTGTTATGTTGCCTGGACTTAATATCAAACCCAAAACTACTCATAGCATATGAAGAGCTTGAACTGATAGAAATAGTAGTAAATCATATCACAGCATGTTTTTATATCTGCGTGACAGCAAGCCTTTATCttgatgttaaaataaattagcTAAATTTTGGGACTTATTTGTATTATACAGCTGTACACCTTTCTCCTTCACAGGGCATGGACAGTGGCTTTGCTGGAGGAGAGGATGAGATTTATAATGTTTACGACCAGCCTTGGAGAAGTGGCAAAGATATGGCTCAAAACATTTACAGACCAAGTAAAAATGTTGATAAGGATATGTATGGTGATGATCTGGAAGCTCGAATAAAGACCAAcaggtaagaaaataaaaacagaatactCTTTGTGCTCTGAAGTCGTGAACAGCTGAGTACAATGTCTTCTCCCACAGGTTTGTTCCTGACAAAGAATTTTCTAACTCTGATCGTAACACCAGAGGAAGAGGCAGAGACGGACCAGTTCAATTTGAGGAGGATCCTTTTGGTTTGGACAAGTTTTTGGAAGAAGCTAAGCAACACGGTGGTTCTAAACGGCCATCTGATAGCAGCCGCCCTAAGGAACATGAGCATGAGAGcaaaaagaggaggaaggagtgaGTGCCTCTGTACCTTGAGTAACAAAGAAATGGACTACAAGCTTGGACTTCATAAAGAAATATGTTGTTAATATCACAGTGGTATATAGGGTGATGTCATGTAAAGAAGCAGTTCAGAACTCTTGTGCTGTGTGGAGATGCATATACACACTAGTTCCTCTACAAAGGACAGCTACCTATGAAGAGTGGAAGAATAAAGACcacttgaaaacatttcagagggGAACTGTTCTACAGCAAGTACTCTGATGTTGCTAATTCCCTGTTGCCCAGCATCTCAGGGTAAGAATGTAGCCCCTTCCACCACAATAGTTTTATTAAGTAGctgaagcttttatttcatttgttacaAGCTCTCCCACTGTAAATAACTACTGTCTCATGCTGTAATAGATGCCAGAGAGCTTCTAcctgtgtttctgtgttgttcCATAGTTAATTTGAACAAGGAAGGGAAGCAGCTGGATTCTGTTTTAAATCCAATACTCACAGTTTCTCCATaatctttatttcagtttctttacaTTTAGTGAAATAAAGCCTCTTTCCACAGTTCACTCACATTGATTCTCTCTTTGGTTGAAGCTGTCTTCTACTTTGCTGCTGTCTGAGCGTTAGCTGAAAGCAATAGAAATTGTTCACGTTAGGCAAGAAGCTTTGACTTCttatttctgaaacatctgtatGGAAGGTGGGCGTTAATGTGTGAGAGCCACAGCTGAGTCCTGCAGGGAATGTTAAATAAAAGTACTGATAAGACTAGCTGTGCTCATGCACAACGTCTTGGAAGCTTGGAATTTCAGGTGAAATTAACAGCAGTGCTCTTATTCTACCTTCTGTTTCATAAAAAGAAGGGACTTAGCTCTTATATCTCCTGTTAACAGTCCTTGGCTTCACTGGCAGGTAAGTGAGCAGGGATACCTTGCAACTTCAAGAATGAAACGCAGCAGAGTTTCCAAGAAATTGAGAAACTCACACTAAAGATTTACCTACAGTAGTCACTGTACTTATTTTGGTAATTGCCTACAGGTAACACCCCATGTTATTTTCAACTCAATTTACCCAGTATTATTGCCTGGCTCATCGCATCTTAAGAGTGAGTTCAGTAAACTACTACTGAAGGTTTGCTGCTCAGGTCAACTTGTTAACTCACAGGTCAAGTGTAAGACACTGTGAAGTAACGACAACAAGCAAAGGCAGCTGTAGTATGAACTATTTAAACAAAAGGCTTTACCATAATCAACATACGACAAGGCCCCCTGCCATCTCTTCCAAATCGGCTGTACTCTTAACATTGCTTGTTAGAACAACATGGCCAAATTCATACTGAGTATCTGAAGTCATTAACTGATAAtgcctgctccagcagcccccAGGGTAGCTCTTTAGCTAGGTCAGCTGAAGTGCATGCAAGTCTACAGTAAAGTCCCCTTAGTAATTCACCTTAGACTATACCAAAGGTAAGCTTCCAGCTGTCACTGCACTGTCACTTGTTTTTGCTGGTTTAAAGCTTAACTTTGTATTCGGTCGTATTCCCCCTTCTCCCCTAGAATACAAATTCTATGTTGGAGTCTGCCTGCAGAAAGCTTTATTACAGACAGACAAAGGGATGCACAGCAGTGGCTCAAGAATTTCACCACGTTTGTGTTCCTTTAGTTTAGAAACACCCTGAAAGTATACTGAAGTGGTAAGGTGCTTCATCTCACTTGGATAAGTATGGCATTAATTTGATGTTCACTGCATCCAATAGGGAGCAGAATTAAAGACCCAACTCCATAAGCTGCTTCACTAAAGGAGTTGCAGTGTTACCTTGGCGCCTTCCAGTATGTGGGAATCCTTCTGCAGCACATTCTGAACCTCTTCTGGAGATGAGAATTTAATCCAGCCGTAACGTTTGTGAAAGCCTGTGTTTCTGTCCTAGTTAGGGGTGAAAGGAAGAAGCTGGTTACTGTAGGAAGTGTTTACACGGGCTGTTAAATGCTATTTCTGGATGCTTAAATTGGACACAATCAGAAACAAGTACAACCATTTCAGGAGTCTGCTTCATACTTTAAAACATGAATTTCCATTGACATTGGGAGGGGCAGTGGGGGCTGTCAGAGGCTGTTGTGAATCCCCTTCTCTCGAGTCTAGCAATGAGTTAAATTTAAGATTCTAAGTTATAGCTGTAGGACTGGAATAATGAAGGGCTGGTAGCCTCAAATCGTGGCTACCTACTATTAGGTCAGTCACAATAGAAGCGTCATTTAAATAAATGGCTGCCTAATTTGAAAAGGAGCCTGCCCCACTACCTGCAGGTTAACGTAGCGTGTGCTCGTGGCACTGATAGTTCAGCGCCTGCCAGGTAAAGCCACAGCAACCCGGCTTGGAAAGCCGACGGCAAACGTTAACCTTGAGAGGCCTGGGGCGGCGCGGGGGAACCGGTGCCCGGGGAGGTGAGAAGGTGCGAGCCGAGCGCAGCAGGTGGggccggggggctgcgggggccAACGGCGGATACTCACGAAGGGCAACTGGCACCTCTGCACGGAGCCGAACTGCGAGAAGTActccttcagctcctctgcGGGAGAAACGCACGCCCGGTTACGCGGCCCGCAGCTCCAGGCCCTGCGCCATTAGGGGATGGAGCCACGGCAGCCCCAAGCGCTGGTAGGGAGGGGGGGAGTGAAGGAAGGAGCCGGCGCGTACTCACTGCTCGACACCGTCCAGGGAACCTCGGCCACGAAGATGTCGAAGATCCGCCGTGACTGCCGCACCGCCCCGCGcgccgccgccatcttgtgAGCCGCGCCGCTCCTCAGCCCCGCCCCGCCTCGCGTCGGTAGCGCGCGCCGTCCGAATGCGGCGGCGCAGCCAAAAtggcggcgggggcggccgcGGCGGCGCTGGGCCGGGAGGGCGGGGAGGACGCCTTTCGCCGGCTGTTTCGCTTCTACCGGCAGCGCGACGCGGCGGACCTGCGGGGGGTGGTGGACTTCTCCGCGCCGGGGGGGCAGGTAACGGCTCGGTGTCGCTGCCCTCTTCGTGCGGGGCCGGGGGCCGCTGGGTGGCACGGCACGGCGAGGCCCCGTCGGCCCGCCTCCGCCCGCGGGAGGATCTGCGCGCAGTCCCCGGGCTTTTCCAGCCTCATCGTAGGGTCGAAGGGCCCGACGGGGCCGGACGCGGGCGCCTTAGGAAAGGCGGTGCCTGCGAAGGCCCCGCGCGATGGACGGTGGCGCCCCCCGATGGTGAGGCGCGGAGCGGCCCGTGCCCGGACGCCGCCTCGGCCGAGCGCCTCGTGTCCGGGCGCCACGAGGGGTGATGGCGGAGCCGGGCCCGTGGCCGAACGGGTGGGATGTGGCGGTGTGCGGAGCTCCTGTGCTGAATGTGCTGGGCCCGGAAACGTGGGGAGAGTCAGAGCAGGGTCAGGGTGTGCTTGTCCCACCCGAGGAACATGTGGCCAGAACCGGCGCGGATTTCCTCTCGGTGaagtttcttttcctgctgtctcAACAACCATCTGGTTTAGCCACGAGTGGGAGAGCCTCTGAAAGATGTGTCTTTGCGGTTCAGTGGTTTCACCACCTGAGTGAAAGCATCACGAGCATCCGTCCTCTCTTCATGTCTTTCTCTTGTGCCTTTTACCTTCTGGGATTAGCTGACAGCTTTTTAGTGAAAGAGTCTTTg
Coding sequences within:
- the SLIRP gene encoding SRA stem-loop-interacting RNA-binding protein, mitochondrial, whose protein sequence is MAAARGAVRQSRRIFDIFVAEVPWTVSSKELKEYFSQFGSVQRCQLPFDRNTGFHKRYGWIKFSSPEEVQNVLQKDSHILEGAKLTLRQQQSRRQLQPKRESM